ACCTCCACCATCGTTTCTACTTTGGACACACATGCAAATATGTTGTTACTTTGTACAGTAATAAATTATTTGacgtaaaattacaaaaatactaTTTTCACCCCATAATAGAATTCGATTTCAGGTTGTCCCTAATCAAGTGTTACGGTCGATCAAAGGAAATTTTTGTGGAGATGATAGTGTTCATTGGTAGAGAGTGTGATTATTGGTGGAGTGAATTTAGTGACGTTTCTTAAAACACATTTACATAGTGGACGTATAAATACACAAAAGGTACTTGAACTCTAGGAGGATCAATGTTGGAATAATGCATATCAATTAAGGTTTGAAATACCATAACATGACAAGAAATTTGGAAGGGGGTGATTGATGTTATCTTAATGAAAAAAGACAGTGAAAACTTAATGACCAAAAATCTAGAAAAAAAAGAATCCCATGTTGATGTTTTGCTTATAAAAAGATGCCGTCTCTTGAACAAGATAACAAGGTAAAGCCATTTCACCTTTCTTTCTATTTTTCTCTAATGGAGTTCCAAATCTCGTTTTCACTCCTACTTATATTTGTAACTATATTCTTCATGATCAAACAACTAATCATAGTAAAAAGACCAAACTTTGAACCAAAGTTCCCACCACCGGGTCCATGGAAAATACCACTTGTTGGAAACATATTTTCTATGGTAAGTAGACAACCACCACATGTTGTCCTTCGAAACCTCGCTCGAAAACATGGTCCGTTAATGCATCTTCAACTTGGTGAAGTTTCTGCATTGATTATTTCATCACCTCAAGTGGCCAGAGAAATTATGATAAAGAACGATCTTGCATTTGCAAATAGGCCTGAAATTCAAGCCGGTAAGATCATAATGTATAACAACAGCGACATCGGATTTTCTCCGTATGGTAATTATTGGAGACAACTCCGGAAAATTTGCACCTTAGAACTTCTTAGTGCCAAGAAAGTCCAGTCATTTTCTTATATTCGAGAAGAAGAAGTCAAGTTTATGATAGAATCGATTGTGTCGTCCTCAGGATCACCTATTAATCTTACAGAAAAGATTTTTACGTTGACGAATACAATAACTTCTAGAGCTGCTTTTGGAAAGATACCCAAAGATCAAGATTTACTAGTTCAAATGCTACAGGGTCTTACTGACGTAGCTGGAGGATTTGATGTAGCTGATTTGTTTCCATCCTATAAATTTCTTCATAATGTTACAAGGACGACTTCCAAGTTGGCAAAAATCCACCAAAATCTTGACAAAATCCTTAATAGCGTAATTGCAGAACATGAAAAGGACAAGGAAAATATTAAAGGGGTCAAGGACGTCGACATTGATAAGGAAGATTTGCTTGATATTCTTTTTAGACTTAAAGATAGCGGCGATCTAGAGTTTCCTATCACAACAGATAACATTAAAGCAGTGATATTGGTAAGTATATATCTAAGACTTctcaagttatgaattaaacagttTTCTTTTTTTGTTGTTATGCTTAATGAGTTCTCATATTCAAACCTCACTAGCAACATATTCACATATACTGAGGTGGCCTGGAAAAAAGGACCAGAAACTGTCATGGATAACCTGATTAGGTCGCATAGAGTAGAAAATATTTCCCTTTTCCTGGTAGTCAAAGGAAAACCTTATCCAATTACATGTTTTACTTGACATGCTCAATTGGTTGCAATTATAATGAAAGAAAACAAATTGAATTGCAATTAACATACTCCCTCTGTCCCAAATTTAATGCCCACAGACAAAACAAAATAGACAAAAATCACACAGTCAAGAAACATTATTTTTAGGTTGAATTTTTTTGTCAGCTTTAGTGTTTTACCCTTTACTTTTTCTACGTATCcttttattttacttacatacattAAAGGCATAAAAGAACttcttttcattatttttatctacTTATGAAACCGAATAATTAATGAGACATCAAAAAACGAAGGATAGAGGGGGTAGTATATGGGACATTCTTAATGTATAGATAAGTAACAACTTACAACAATGCAAAGAGTTTCTAGATAATCCTCTAATCATCCACGGTGAGttatatcaaatttttatttttgatttttgaaTGGCCGTAAGTTAATTCAATATGTTACCACAATTATATAAATGCTGTACTCTTGCATGTGTAGGATATTTTTTCAGCCGGAACTGAAACTTGTTCGGCAACTTTGGAATGGGCCATGTCTGAAATTCTAAGGAACCCTGAAGTGTTAGTAAAAGCACAAAAAGAAGTGCGAGAAGTTTTCAATAGAAAGCCATTACGAGAAACTGCTTTTCAAGGACTTAAGTatgtaaagatggtaattaaagaaACTATGAGATTGCATCCCGCTGCACCGTTATTGCTTCCTAGAGAATGTAGGGAAAGTTGTGAGATCAACGGATATGTCATACCCGTAAAAacaaaatgtaacatcccgcatttttccgttaaattattttaacgccgtcttttttttttatttatttaatatcctcagcatctcgattcgtatcctcttttagctacattcttaaaatattttcgttattggattataacgtcccccgtactctcgtgaagttaaatatttcgtttggttaattcccgcacccgacaacaaacttgagggactagtttcgccaaggtgccaaacatttgactaggtcaaatggtcaacacctcctcttatccactcatttcacctcccactttctttttttcttttctctccaccatttttgaactcaaaacacccattcactaaattcatcatctatttccattcaagcaatcaaacatcaaaacaaattatatattcgtgatcctctcttcatcctcttcgatttggtaccaatttcatcacatttgggtaacatttctaaatcactagatttctttaaattcatgttcttgagttaaaaggttgttaattagtgtctatggctcaagtctagtatgattatgtgttttgtatgcttgttcttgctattttggtgtaactagctcatattgaaagaatgcttgtttaatcttgagttttaggtgtacatatgttatttgatgatgaaaattcatgttttaattgtgttcctaacatcactagcttcaaattggtatgtagtttgacatggattagtttcataagcaagattgttgattttatgattttgggttagggtttgataaaagtaaattgaatatttgatgcattaaatgcttagcaatgttaattgtaagtgtctagttgtgttgtatgcttgattatcttcaaaatggcgtattacacatgtgcattaatttaccgaatcataatatggcatttatgaacttggagtaataaatgatgagcattaatggtgattttgatataagttgtttggttttgattgagtaaatgcgtttagttattctccttgtcaaattacctttctcatgttatatgatatgcgttttaagtgttttcggtgcatgaaatatgttaaaatgagttttggttcgttacttaagttatttttttttttcttctgcaatcagcacttccccaggttatgcgcgccgcgcgtgcacctgcgcaccgcgcaaatcagaaaaaccaaataaatggttcccttggtcgagttctgacctggtattgcacatgggtgcgcgccgcgcaacccattgcgcaccgcgcaaatggcccaggccaacttccttgtctttaaacgctcccaaaatgtttcccgcttaaccgtaactccgattaacatgaaacttgactattatgctcgtatatgacttctcatcatgagaaaattgtcggacacccgacccgacctcgttgactttgactttgaccaagtttgacttttagtcaaacttaaccaaacaattatacgatcgttctaacatgcttaattacttgtatcgtgcatgaaacttgactaattgattcacatgctacataatcgagttgtaacgagccataggactaattgaacatctttgaccgtttgtgtttaccgttattgatataacctatatgtttaggtcaagactagctttgtctttgcacgcgtttacttgttgaagtactttattaactcttgcacgcaaggtgagatcatagtcccacttttactctttttgaacttatatttgggatgagaaaacataaacgattcttttgaactaagtgaacacaagaacgggaaaacaaacattctacatacgagtttagaacaaaaatcctcaattcgattatcattagttacacttgacgggtgtaagcgagaacttatgttatatggccatatgggttgacaaccctcatctttgacggttcgctaccgtctacagatgaaatatattttcgagaatcagtgtttgttctagcactatggatggggtatacaatggatggaatgttaagctttgataattgggtgctcgtgaatattaacttttagaatgtattactattatttcaacttttcaaaccttgtggttcgacttacttacttttactcacttacttacttaaacctatgatttcaccaacgttttcgttgacagatttctatgtttttctcagggcttgcacgatatgtgaaacatgcttccgcttactatttgatacttgcattggatgtcgagtatacatgcatttcatggagcgtcttttgactttactttaaaccgtgtcgtctagatttcatttgtacttataaccttgtaacttaacttttggttgaacaattcttgtaaactttggaaacaatctttattttgaaatgaaggcgacatattttggtcaaacgttgtcataaagacttatgaccaggtgatgggacccatgtagacgacgctgtcacttgacgatttgtcggggtcgttacacAAAAGTCATCGTCAATGCATGGGCTCTTGGAAGGGATCCTGAATGCTGGCACAATGCATATCGTTTTCTACCCGAGAGGTTTGAAAACAGTAGTATAGATTTCTCAGGAAACAATTTGGAGTATCTTCCATTTGGGGCCGGAAGAAGGATGTGTCCAGGCATTTTGTTTGGTGTAGCGAACGTTGAGATTATTCTATCTCACTTACTCTACCATTTTGACTGGAATGTCCCTGAAGGAATGAAGCCTGAAGACTTGGACATGAATGAGACTTTTGGAGCTACCTGTAGGAGAAGAAATAACCTCTATCTAATTCCCACTTCGTATACTGCACTTTGAAGAATCAATTTGTATCTTCAAAAATTTTAATGATAATCGGATGTACACCTCTAATTAATGAATGTGTTACTAGTTCAAGATATGATCTTTTAATTTCTTGCAAGGAGTGATCGACTTATACTACATGTCGAAGGGTAATATAGATGTGTATTATTGTGAATGAAAACTAGTACATGTAAAGAGGCTATATATAGCTAAAAACCCTAATAATAAATAATGGGCTAAGCCCAACAAACATAATACATGGACTAGAATAATATGGATAAATAATATAGTCTAACATCCCCCGCAGTTGGAGTGGGAGTACGTCGGACGCTCAAACTCGATCGAAACTCATAGCGAATGGGAGACCTTTAATGAAGATGTTGGAAACTGATATCTGGACGGAGCATGTATAACCGGTACCTACCTGTCCTTGAGCAACTAGATCACGAACAAAGTGAATGTCGATCTTAATATGCTTGGTCCACTGGTGCTGAACTAGATTATTAGGTAGGTAGACTAAGCTCACATTATCACAGTATACCACAGTGGCGGCTGAGGTGAGAGGACAATGAAGCTCTCGAAGAAGGTTGCGAATCCAACAAGTCTCGGCAATCGCATTAGCAACCCCACAATAATCTGCTTCGGCACTGGAGCGAGATGGCGTGAGTTGCCGCTTGGATGACCATGAAAGAAGGTTGTCACCAAGAAAAACACAATAGCCAGAGGTAGATCATCTAGTAGTGGGGCAACCTGCCCAATCAACGTCAGAGTAGGCAACCAATGTGGTGGGAGAAGATGCATATAACTGTAAACCAAGCTCAGTGGTTCCCTGAATATAACGAATAATCCGTTTGAGGGCGTGCATGTGCTGCTCCCGAGGATCATGCATGAAGAGACAGATCTGATGCACAACATATGAGATGTCAGATCGAGTAAATGTGAGATATTACAATGCTCTAGCAAGGCTCCAATAGAGAGTCGGGTCCTGAACAGGAGGGCCATGGCTAGTAAGTTTGGCACCCGGTTCCCCCGGGGTCCGGAAGGTATGACAAGTAGGCATACCAGCCCGCTCAATAATCTCGGTAGCGTACTGTTTCTGAGAGATGAACATGCCAGATGCAATACGAGTGGCGTGAATCCCAAGAAAGTAGTTCAAGGGTCCCAAATCCATCATAGCAAATTCCTTATGTAAGGAAGAAATAATCCGCTGAAGTAAACCTGTAGAAGAAGCAGTcaacacaatatcatcaacatataaaaGCAGGTATACTATATCAGATCCCCGATGATAAATAAAAAGAGAGGTGTCACAGCGGCTTTGGTGGAAACCAATCCGTTGAGCATACCCTGCAAAGCGCTGAAACCAAGCGCGAGGGGCCTGCTTAAGGCCATATAAAAATTTCTGCAATAAGCACACATGAGCCGGATATCTGGGGTCCGAAACCCTGGCTGGTGCATACAAACAGTCTCTGAAAGCTATCCGTGTAAAAAATCGTTCTTGACATCCGCATTAAACTTGTGCTTGCATAGCCACATGGAGCAAACAATGTTCGTGTCTGAGGGACGAGGCACAAGTTTCCAAGTACTGTTGTTAATTAGAGCAGTATACTCctcagtcatagcttgtttccagtTAGGGTCATTAAGAGATTCAGTGTAAGTGCGAGGAACATGAGATATGCCAGTGGTGTGAAGATTGAGGCGTTGTACCCGTTTGAGTAGAAGTAGAAGAGGATGGTGTAGCCTCAGTGGGAGGAGGCTGAGTCTCTGGAGTAGGATTTGGAGGAGGTGCAGTGACGGTAGCCTTAGTAGGAGGAGGCTGAGTCTCCAGAGAGGGATTGAgaaggtggttgcaagtaggtatattatatatgcat
The window above is part of the Rutidosis leptorrhynchoides isolate AG116_Rl617_1_P2 chromosome 1, CSIRO_AGI_Rlap_v1, whole genome shotgun sequence genome. Proteins encoded here:
- the LOC139840964 gene encoding premnaspirodiene oxygenase-like — encoded protein: MPSLEQDNKVKPFHLSFYFSLMEFQISFSLLLIFVTIFFMIKQLIIVKRPNFEPKFPPPGPWKIPLVGNIFSMVSRQPPHVVLRNLARKHGPLMHLQLGEVSALIISSPQVAREIMIKNDLAFANRPEIQAGKIIMYNNSDIGFSPYGNYWRQLRKICTLELLSAKKVQSFSYIREEEVKFMIESIVSSSGSPINLTEKIFTLTNTITSRAAFGKIPKDQDLLVQMLQGLTDVAGGFDVADLFPSYKFLHNVTRTTSKLAKIHQNLDKILNSVIAEHEKDKENIKGVKDVDIDKEDLLDILFRLKDSGDLEFPITTDNIKAVILDIFSAGTETCSATLEWAMSEILRNPEVLVKAQKEVREVFNRKPLRETAFQGLKYVKMVIKETMRLHPAAPLLLPRECRESCEINGYVIPVKTKFIVNAWALGRDPECWHNAYRFLPERFENSSIDFSGNNLEYLPFGAGRRMCPGILFGVANVEIILSHLLYHFDWNVPEGMKPEDLDMNETFGATCRRRNNLYLIPTSYTAL